A stretch of the Candidatus Methylopumilus planktonicus genome encodes the following:
- a CDS encoding glycine zipper 2TM domain-containing protein: MKKIAIVLSLLTSTLGYAADFSDMATVKRVTPRYIEVNRPISSCQTTTAAAPPKEKGIAGAIIGGVAGGLLGSRVGKGSGKVAAGAVGAAVGAVVGDRMQNDDTTADTGNAERCTQRDNYQRVQEGYITVFSYNGHEFEEETETKYRVGQKVPVQVNAIVDQTN; this comes from the coding sequence ATGAAAAAAATCGCGATTGTTTTATCACTTCTTACAAGCACTTTAGGTTATGCCGCTGATTTTTCAGATATGGCAACTGTTAAGCGAGTGACACCTCGCTATATCGAAGTCAATCGCCCTATTTCTTCATGCCAAACAACCACTGCAGCTGCTCCTCCAAAAGAAAAAGGTATTGCAGGGGCCATTATTGGTGGCGTCGCGGGTGGCTTACTTGGTAGCCGTGTAGGCAAAGGGAGTGGAAAAGTAGCTGCGGGTGCAGTAGGTGCCGCAGTAGGTGCGGTCGTAGGTGACCGTATGCAAAATGACGATACAACAGCGGATACTGGCAATGCTGAACGTTGCACACAACGTGACAATTACCAAAGAGTTCAGGAAGGCTATATTACTGTATTTTCATATAACGGTCATGAGTTTGAAGAAGAGACAGAAACAAAATACCGTGTAGGTCAAAAGGTACCAGTGCAAGTGAACGCAATTGTTGATCAAACTAACTAA
- the htpX gene encoding protease HtpX, which yields MKRIFYFLVTNLAIVLVLSVTMRLLGVEPFLNANGLNLNSLLIFAAVMGFGGAFISLAISKWSAKRMSGAVTIENPKTLDEIWLVNIVKKQSQAVGIQMPEVAIFNSPAVNAFATGMSRNSSLVAVSSGLLEMMTKDEAEAVIGHEISHIANGDMVTLTLIQGVVNTFVLFFSRVIGYTVDKVVFKTRQGTGPAFFITMIISELLLGVLASIVVMWFSRQREYRADIGGGQLAGNQKMIAALQRLKSQYESSALPKSIAAFGISGEQGMGLKELFSTHPSLDDRIARLQQNTN from the coding sequence ATGAAACGTATCTTTTATTTTCTGGTTACCAATCTTGCAATTGTTTTAGTACTTTCAGTTACCATGCGACTGCTTGGTGTAGAGCCTTTTCTTAATGCGAATGGACTTAATTTAAATAGTCTATTAATTTTTGCAGCCGTCATGGGCTTTGGCGGTGCTTTCATTTCTCTCGCTATTTCAAAATGGTCAGCCAAACGAATGTCGGGCGCTGTGACGATTGAAAACCCAAAGACGCTTGATGAAATTTGGCTAGTGAATATAGTCAAAAAACAATCTCAAGCCGTTGGTATTCAGATGCCGGAAGTTGCCATATTTAACTCTCCAGCTGTCAATGCGTTTGCAACAGGCATGAGTCGCAATAGCTCTCTTGTAGCTGTTTCGTCGGGTTTACTTGAAATGATGACAAAAGACGAGGCAGAAGCAGTCATAGGTCATGAAATATCACATATTGCAAATGGCGATATGGTCACACTCACTTTAATTCAAGGTGTCGTAAACACTTTTGTATTATTCTTTTCTCGTGTCATCGGTTATACGGTGGATAAAGTCGTTTTCAAAACTAGACAAGGCACTGGTCCTGCATTTTTTATTACAATGATTATTTCGGAATTACTGTTGGGTGTTCTAGCTTCAATCGTTGTCATGTGGTTTTCTCGTCAACGCGAATATAGAGCTGATATTGGCGGCGGGCAACTTGCAGGAAATCAAAAAATGATTGCAGCACTTCAACGCCTTAAATCACAATACGAATCAAGCGCTTTACCAAAATCAATCGCAGCATTTGGCATTTCAGGCGAACAAGGGATGGGACTTAAAGAATTATTTTCGACTCATCCAAGCCTAGATGATCGTATTGCTAGACTTCAGCAAAATACAAATTAA
- the hemE gene encoding uroporphyrinogen decarboxylase — MTTLQNDTFLKALDRQSTTYTPVWMMRQAGRYLPEYRATRQKAGDFLSLCKNPNFATEVTLQPLDRYPLLDASIIFSDILTVPDAMGLGLYFVAGEGPKFERPLREEADIYKLKIPDIGKDLKYVIDAVSQIKKALQGRVPLIGFSGSPWTLATYMIEGQGGTDFLTIKKMAYSRPDLLHHILKTTTEAVTQYLNAQIEAGVDAIMIFDSWGGALSHQGYLEFSLPYMKVILSSLKMMSDKKIPSIMFTKGGGLWLEDQVSAGSDALGLDWQTDIKIAREKVGNRLAIQGNLDPAILLSKPEAIEKEVKRILDGYGHGHGHIFNLGHGISEHTPPEHVDVMLNTVHEYSQQFHAQ, encoded by the coding sequence ATGACTACACTTCAAAACGACACTTTCTTAAAAGCGCTTGATCGACAATCTACAACATACACACCTGTGTGGATGATGCGTCAAGCGGGTCGTTATTTGCCGGAGTATCGAGCCACACGTCAAAAAGCCGGAGACTTTTTAAGTCTTTGTAAAAATCCAAATTTTGCAACTGAAGTGACATTACAACCACTTGATCGATATCCACTTCTTGATGCATCTATTATATTTTCAGATATTTTGACAGTACCTGATGCGATGGGATTAGGTTTATATTTTGTGGCTGGTGAAGGGCCTAAGTTTGAAAGGCCGTTACGTGAAGAAGCAGATATTTATAAATTAAAAATTCCTGATATCGGTAAAGATTTGAAGTACGTGATTGATGCTGTGTCGCAAATTAAAAAAGCATTGCAAGGACGCGTACCTTTAATTGGTTTCTCTGGAAGTCCATGGACGCTAGCAACTTATATGATAGAAGGCCAAGGTGGAACTGATTTTCTAACCATTAAAAAAATGGCTTATAGCCGTCCTGATTTACTCCATCACATTTTAAAAACAACGACAGAAGCAGTGACGCAGTATTTAAATGCGCAAATTGAAGCCGGTGTCGATGCGATTATGATTTTTGATTCATGGGGTGGAGCACTATCTCATCAAGGCTATTTAGAATTTTCATTACCTTATATGAAAGTGATTTTGTCGAGCTTAAAAATGATGAGCGACAAAAAAATTCCATCTATTATGTTTACTAAAGGTGGTGGTCTCTGGTTAGAAGATCAAGTCTCAGCAGGATCAGATGCCTTAGGCTTAGATTGGCAAACCGATATTAAAATAGCAAGAGAAAAAGTGGGCAATCGCTTGGCCATACAAGGTAATTTAGATCCAGCCATTCTGCTCTCGAAACCGGAAGCTATTGAAAAAGAAGTAAAACGAATATTAGATGGATATGGTCATGGGCATGGCCATATATTTAATTTAGGCCACGGTATTTCAGAGCACACGCCACCTGAACATGTAGATGTCATGCTCAATACTGTGCACGAATATAGCCAACAGTTTCACGCTCAATAA
- a CDS encoding glutamate synthase subunit beta: MGKVTGFMEFDRISEQNIPPQERLKNYKEFVLHLSDDEAKKQGARCMDCGIPFCTTGCPINNIIPDWNDLIYNQNWEEAIEVLHSTNNFPEFTGRLCPAPCEAACTLNINDDAVGIKSIEHAIIDKAWENNWVKPLIPTHKTNKKIAIVGSGPAGMAAAQQLARVGHAVTVYEKNDRIGGLLRYGIPDFKMEKTHIDRRMKQMEAEGVVFKVNQNIGENVKPDELTNNYDAVILAGGAEHPRDLPVPGRELNGVMFAMNFLPQQNKVVAGDKLQNQILATDKHVVVIGGGDTGSDCVGTSNRHHATSVTQFELMPQPPVKENKEMVWPNWPLKLRTSSSHEEGCERDWSVTTKSFVGENGNVKEIIAARVEWKDGKITEVPNSEFKMKADLVLLAMGFVSPQQKMLDLFGVDKDQRGNVKATTEGKEAYITSKAKVFAAGDIRRGQSLIVWAIREGRQCARAVDEFLMGTSTLPR, encoded by the coding sequence ATGGGAAAAGTCACCGGCTTCATGGAATTTGATCGCATTAGCGAACAAAATATACCACCACAAGAACGCCTAAAAAATTATAAAGAATTTGTACTTCACCTTAGTGACGATGAAGCTAAAAAACAAGGTGCGCGTTGTATGGATTGTGGTATTCCATTTTGCACAACAGGTTGCCCAATTAATAACATCATCCCTGACTGGAATGATTTAATTTATAACCAAAATTGGGAAGAAGCAATAGAGGTTTTACATTCCACAAATAATTTTCCAGAATTTACGGGCCGTCTTTGTCCGGCCCCATGTGAAGCCGCTTGCACACTAAATATTAATGATGATGCCGTTGGCATTAAATCGATTGAACATGCCATTATTGACAAGGCTTGGGAAAATAATTGGGTAAAACCTTTAATTCCAACACATAAAACTAATAAAAAAATTGCTATCGTGGGTTCTGGTCCGGCAGGCATGGCAGCGGCACAGCAACTTGCTCGCGTCGGGCATGCAGTGACTGTGTATGAAAAAAATGATCGTATTGGCGGACTGCTTCGTTACGGTATCCCTGACTTCAAAATGGAAAAAACACACATCGACCGCCGAATGAAACAAATGGAAGCTGAAGGCGTTGTTTTCAAAGTGAACCAAAACATTGGTGAAAATGTGAAGCCTGATGAACTTACAAATAATTATGATGCAGTCATTTTAGCCGGCGGTGCCGAGCATCCGCGTGACCTCCCTGTTCCTGGACGCGAACTTAATGGTGTCATGTTTGCGATGAATTTCTTACCACAACAAAATAAAGTAGTGGCAGGGGATAAATTGCAAAACCAAATTTTAGCGACAGATAAACATGTGGTCGTGATTGGCGGTGGTGACACTGGTTCTGATTGTGTGGGCACATCGAATCGTCATCATGCAACATCAGTCACACAGTTTGAATTGATGCCACAGCCTCCAGTCAAAGAAAATAAAGAAATGGTGTGGCCTAATTGGCCTTTAAAACTCCGCACATCAAGTTCACATGAAGAAGGTTGTGAGCGCGATTGGTCAGTCACCACAAAAAGTTTTGTAGGTGAAAATGGTAATGTCAAAGAAATCATCGCAGCACGTGTTGAATGGAAAGACGGCAAGATTACAGAAGTACCTAATTCAGAATTTAAAATGAAAGCAGATCTCGTATTGCTCGCAATGGGATTTGTAAGTCCCCAACAAAAAATGTTAGACCTTTTTGGTGTAGATAAAGATCAACGTGGCAATGTAAAAGCAACAACCGAAGGTAAGGAAGCTTACATTACATCTAAAGCTAAAGTATTTGCAGCAGGCGATATCCGTCGCGGACAATCCCTAATTGTGTGGGCTATTCGTGAAGGCCGCCAATGTGCTCGCGCTGTAGATGAATTCTTAATGGGAACATCTACTCTTCCACGTTAA